From one Lotus japonicus ecotype B-129 chromosome 3, LjGifu_v1.2 genomic stretch:
- the LOC130748718 gene encoding syntaxin-132 isoform X2: MNDLLTDSFVGDATYGQPSRQNDIEMGRQDSRSNSDMGMETFNKQTQEIDKQIEKLSGLLQKLKEANEESKSVTKASAMKSIKKRMEKDIDEVGKIAHGVKAKIEALNRDNLANRQKPGCEKGTGVDRARMNMANALTKKFKDLMIEFQTLRQRIQDEYREVVERRVITVTGSRPDDETIDNLIETGNSEQIFQQAILEAGRGQIVNTVEEIQERHDAVKEIEKKLLDLHQIYLDMAVLVDAQGEILDNIESQVTNATDHVRLGNDALQTAKSLQKKSRKCMMIAIILILLIAGIIVLAVFKPWKK, from the exons ATGAACGATCTTCTTACT GATTCATTTGTTGGTGATGCTACTTATGGCCAGCCTTCAAGACAAAATGATATTGAAATGGGAAGGCAGGATTCAAGAAGCAACTCTGATATGGGAATGGAAACTTTTAATAAGCAG ACCCAAGAGATTGATAAACAAATTGAAAAGCTGTCCGGGCTACTTCAAAAGCTAAAG GAAGCTAATGAGGAATCAAAATCTGTTACAAAAGCATCTGCCATGAAAA GTATCAAGAAGAGGATGGAGAAAGATATTGATGAAGTTGGAAAGATTGCACATGGTGTCAAAGCAAAAATAGAAGCTTTAAACAGAGAT aatCTAGCCAATAGACAAAAGCCTGGCTGTGAGAAGGGAACGGGCGTTGACAGGGCAAGGATGAATATGGCAAA TGCCTTGACTAAAAAGTTCAAGGATCTCATGATTGAGTTTCAG ACTCTTAGGCAAAGAATACAAGATGAATATCGTGAAGTTGTCGAGAGAAGAGTTATTACAG TCACGGGAAGTAGGCCAGACGATGAG ACAATTGATAACCTGATAGAGACTGGAAACAGTGAACAAATCTTTCAGCAGGCAATTCTCGAAGCAGGTCGAGGACAG ATTGTGAACACGGTAGAGGAAATTCAGGAGAGACATGATGCTGtgaaagaaattgagaagaaaCTTCTTGATTTGCATCAG ATTTATCTTGACATGGCTGTCTTAGTTGATGCTCAAGGAGAGATTTTAGATAACATTGAAAGTCAG GTGACAAATGCAACTGATCATGTGAGGTTGGGTAACGACGCTCTCCAAACTGCAAAGAGCTTGCaaaagaaatcaaggaaatgcATGATGATTGCCATCATATTGATCTTGCTCATTGCTGGCATCATTGTACTAGCTGTTTTTAAGCCATGGAAGAAGTGA
- the LOC130748718 gene encoding syntaxin-132 isoform X1: MNDLLTDSFVGDATYGQPSRQNDIEMGRQDSRSNSDMGMETFNKQTQEIDKQIEKLSGLLQKLKEANEESKSVTKASAMKSIKKRMEKDIDEVGKIAHGVKAKIEALNRDNLANRQKPGCEKGTGVDRARMNMANALTKKFKDLMIEFQTLRQRIQDEYREVVERRVITVTGSRPDDETIDNLIETGNSEQIFQQAILEAGRGQIVNTVEEIQERHDAVKEIEKKLLDLHQIYLDMAVLVDAQGEILDNIESQVNNAVDHVQRGTSALQNAKKLQKNSRKWMCIAIIILLIIVAIIVVGVLQPWKSNKGA; the protein is encoded by the exons ATGAACGATCTTCTTACT GATTCATTTGTTGGTGATGCTACTTATGGCCAGCCTTCAAGACAAAATGATATTGAAATGGGAAGGCAGGATTCAAGAAGCAACTCTGATATGGGAATGGAAACTTTTAATAAGCAG ACCCAAGAGATTGATAAACAAATTGAAAAGCTGTCCGGGCTACTTCAAAAGCTAAAG GAAGCTAATGAGGAATCAAAATCTGTTACAAAAGCATCTGCCATGAAAA GTATCAAGAAGAGGATGGAGAAAGATATTGATGAAGTTGGAAAGATTGCACATGGTGTCAAAGCAAAAATAGAAGCTTTAAACAGAGAT aatCTAGCCAATAGACAAAAGCCTGGCTGTGAGAAGGGAACGGGCGTTGACAGGGCAAGGATGAATATGGCAAA TGCCTTGACTAAAAAGTTCAAGGATCTCATGATTGAGTTTCAG ACTCTTAGGCAAAGAATACAAGATGAATATCGTGAAGTTGTCGAGAGAAGAGTTATTACAG TCACGGGAAGTAGGCCAGACGATGAG ACAATTGATAACCTGATAGAGACTGGAAACAGTGAACAAATCTTTCAGCAGGCAATTCTCGAAGCAGGTCGAGGACAG ATTGTGAACACGGTAGAGGAAATTCAGGAGAGACATGATGCTGtgaaagaaattgagaagaaaCTTCTTGATTTGCATCAG ATTTATCTTGACATGGCTGTCTTAGTTGATGCTCAAGGAGAGATTTTAGATAACATTGAAAGTCAG GTTAACAATGCAGTCGATCATGTCCAGAGAGGGACATCGGCACTTCAAAATGCTAAGAAACTCCAGAAGAACTCTCGGAAATGGATGTGTATTGCCATCATTATACTGTTGATAATAGTAGCTATCATAGTTGTTGGTGTTCTCCAACCTTGGAAGAGTAACAAGGGTGCTTGA